A portion of the Sulfuriferula sp. AH1 genome contains these proteins:
- the glnK gene encoding P-II family nitrogen regulator: MKFVTAIIKPFKLDEVREALSAIGVQGITVTEVKGFGRQKGHTELYRGAEYVVDFLPKVKIEAAIADELLDQVIEAIEKSAHTGKIGDGKIFVFNLEQTVRIRTGESGPEAL; this comes from the coding sequence ATGAAATTCGTTACGGCAATCATTAAGCCGTTCAAGCTGGACGAGGTACGTGAAGCACTCTCCGCCATTGGCGTGCAGGGTATTACCGTTACCGAAGTTAAAGGCTTTGGTCGGCAAAAGGGGCACACCGAGCTATATCGCGGTGCGGAATATGTGGTGGATTTTCTACCTAAGGTCAAGATTGAGGCGGCGATTGCTGACGAATTGCTCGATCAGGTGATCGAGGCTATCGAAAAATCCGCACATACCGGCAAAATTGGTGATGGCAAAATTTTTGTATTCAACCTGGAGCAAACCGTGCGGATTCGTACCGGTGAATCCGGGCCAGAAGCGTTATAA